The genome window GGCGACGAAGTCATCGTTTTCGAGCGTCATCCAGGTGCTGTTCTTGGTTCGGCCGTCCTCGGGCGACTGCTGGACCGCACCCGTGATTCCGCAGGATTGCAGGCGTTCCTCATGCTCGGCGAACCAGGCCTGGAGCCTCTGCGGCAGTTCGAACGAGATAGGCTGCTTTTCTTCGCTTTGTCTCATTGCTGGGCGATGAACCCTGCGGATCGGTCGAGCTGGAAAGGAGATCCGGCCTTGGTTGGTTCCCAGCCTCGGTCCCGTGCTTCTCGGATGCTGGCAGCAACGTGGGCTGGGCGGATGGGCACTGCCTCGGCACCCACCCAGTTGCTGGGATGGGCCTGGCCGCTGGTGACGATCAAGGTCGTGCCCGGCTGGCTGCCGCTGGCTGCTTCAACCGCATAGGTCAGTGGTGTCCAGCAGAGTCCCTGCATGTAGGAGGGCTTCCTGCGGATCCGCCAGCGGTACTCGATCCCGTCAACGGTTATGCGCCGGGAACCCTTCTTGTTCAGCGCCGTCTTCGCCTCCTGCGCCGTTGGACTCTGATGTGTCGCCGCGGACGCGCGAAGCAGGTTGCACGCGAACGTACCGAACGTTATCGCCGACAAGCACCTTCGGGACTACGGATGGGTTGATCAGCCCATAATTTGGTGTCAGTGCCGAGCGACCCGGCGCATCGCACCCGCCCCGGGTGCACTCACCGCGATCGGAGAGCACCGTGAAGAACAGGACGTTGTGGCGTGTAGTTGACAACGAGAGTGGTAGCCAGTCCATCGTCAGCACGCCCTCCGAGGCGGTCGCGTTCGTCAACAGCCGGTTCGACACCTATGACGACGACGAGCCGTTCAGCATCACCGAGGTCGGTCCTCTCCTTCCGAAGCCGCTCGGGGTCATCACCGCATGGGCCGCCGAGAAGGACGGCGAGCGAACCGACGGGCGTACTGCCCCGATCACCATCAGGCCGGTTGAGACGGGCAACGCCAACGAGTGCGATGACGTCGTGCTCTGGGGCGACGTGTACGTCTCCTGGGACCACGACACGTACACCGTCGAGGAGCCGGACAGCTCCGAGTACAGCGAGGCTTACAGCGCAGCCGAGTTGAGCGCGATCCTCGACGAGTACGCCGACGACTACGAGTACGCGCCTGAAGGGCCTGAAGGGCCCGACAGCCACAGGTGGCCGAAACCGGAAGAGTTGATCACCTACGGCGCCCAGGAGTGCGCCAAGCGGTTCGGGCACCTCGACGACGACGCCCTGCTGTGGCTCGCTGCCACCCGCATCACGCTCGCCGTGTGGCGCAACACACCCGTCGAGAACTGGCATGCCGGGAAGAGTCCGCTCCACGACGGCACAATGATGCGGATCAACACGGCAACCACCCGACTCGTGCGCTCGATGCTGTCGTTCGACCATGTCGACTGGATCGGTCTCGGTCTCGCGATCGTCAACCCGTCCCGGGTTCTACCGACCGGGCAGTCTGTTCTCGAGCTCGGGCTGGCCTGCCACAACCCTGACGACCCGGCACACGAGGTTGATCCGCGCGTAGAACTCGCGGGGATGGCACAGGTCGCGATCTCATGGGGGCGAAGGTACTGCCTTAGCGAGAAGGAGTTCGGCCTGCGAACCCTGATCGAATCCTTCTGCGCGTCCGACAACGGCTGGTTCGGAGCACCGAGTTGGGGGCGCATCGTCGATCGGTTCCTTACGGCTGTCGACGACCGGGAGAATGCGCACTGGCGCATACACCGGGACAAGCCTTGGTTCGACGAGTGGTTCACCAACCGGCCGGCCGACATTGCGGACACCACGGAATTTCGTCGGCTGCTCCTTGCCGGGCCCGACCTGCTGTCCGAGGAGGCCGCCGAATGGTGCGTGGATGGCGCCATCCGCTACGTCTGCCAGGACGACCACTCGAACGACTGCTGGCGGTGCGGTATCCCGCTGGCAACGGAGTCCCCCAACGAGTGAATGTGTGCGTTTCCCCGGCGTGCGGGAGGTTCTGATCAGCTGGTCAGGAGTCAGGCCGGCCGAGCTGAGATCTGTCGGCGGGCCGTGTCCCAGACCTCCTCGAACTCCTCGGAGGTGAGCTGCTCCGGATCATGCCCTTGCCACTCTGAGACGGGTAGCTCAGCTGTGATGCCGAACCTGTTGTCGTACTCGTCGAGGAGGCCCGCGTCCTGGGCCTGCTGCCATTCGTCGAGGGAGGCCGCTGCGATCGGCGTCAGTTCAGGGCCCTGGAGTTCGATCTGCCGGGTCACCCAGCCTTGGGCGTTCACCTCGAAGTAGAACCAGACGTCTTCCTCGTCCCAGTAGCAGCGCATCCACGTTGTCACGAGTCCATGATGGGGCCTCCCGTGCGGCACTCTGTCGGCGGTGTCGGGCTCTGTTCTGGCCTTCCGCCTGGCCTGTGCTTCACCAGGTCGTCGAGTTCTTCGGCGTTGAGTCGTTCGAGGGCTTTCAAGACCTGCTTCCCAAGGCCAGTCGGCTGCAGCGGGCGCCCGTTTTCGAAGGGGTCCAGTAGGGGCCCTCCAAGGTCATGTTCCAGGCGACGGATCTGAATGGCCAACGTGTCCTCGCCGCACCCGATCTGGTTCGCGGCGGAGCGCAGAGTCCGGTGTTCGACCGCTTGAGCGAAACGGAGGAGCCGTTCGCAGGAGTAGGCGCTGGTCATGGCGGGCCTGAGGAAAGCGGGGGCCGCTTCTGCAAGGCGGGCTGTGCGAAGCGCGACCCCGTGGCTTGCCCCTCCGGAGGAGCGCATGGGGATGCGGTGGAGACGGGCCCAGGTGCACATCGTGGCCTTGCTGACGCCTCGTTCCTGGGCGAGTTCGGACAAGGGCCGACGTTGAATGACGTACTCCTCCAACAGCCAGTCGCGCTCGACCATCTCGTGACGTGGCCGGCCGCCAGCGGGACGGAGAGCGATGCCGTACTCCAACGCGAGAGCAGTGAGCGTGCCCCGGCTGAACCCCGTCAGCTCCGAAATCTCCTGGAGCGACAGGCGTTTTTGCCGATAGAGGCGGCTGAACTCTCCCGCGGACAGCACTTGCCGGGCAGCGTGTTTGGAGGGGGCCGCGATCCGCGTCTGAGGTGCGGGGTTCTCTTCCAGCACGTGACGAACGGCGTCGTAGGTGCTGCCGCAGGGCCCCGGCGAGTGCCTGGATAGTCCGGTTTGATCATGTGATGCCGTAGAGGGCGAGGACGCGGGGTCGCTCGGTGTGAGCTCGTCGTCCGGCGGCGGTGTTGACATAGCCGGCGAGCTTGAGCGCGCTGCGGATCAGGTCACGGAGAGCAGCGAGTACGGCGGGCGCGTTGTGGGTCCTGACCTGGGATTTGTCCTCGTTGAAGGTGACATCTCGACACCAGTGGACGGTATTTTCCACGGTCCAGTGCCCGCGAGCCCAGGACGCGATCTCGGCTGCGTTCGCTTCCTCGGCGGGCAGGTCGGTGATGGCGTAGACGGTCTCGCTGGACCATTTTTTCGCGCCGTAGAGACGGCGACGGCGCTGGATCCGCAGGACCTGGGCCGCGTGCGGGAACAGCAGGCCCGCGACGGTGACGACCTGGACGATCCGTTGCTCGTGACGGCCGTGGCCACGGCCGTCGTCGCGGTGGATCACGGGGATGTCCTTCCAGGGCAGGGCGTGGAGTTGACGGGCCTGGCCGCGCTGGTTGTTCTTGATGGTCAGCAGGTAGTGAGCGCCGCGTTCACGCAGGTAGGTGGCGTGGTCGCGTTGGGCGTGGAGGGCGTCGGCGGTAACGACCGCTCCCGCGAGATCCGTGTCGTCGATCTGGTCGAGGAGTGGTGCGAACTCGGGGATTTCGTTGGTCTTCGCGCCGATCTCGCGGGAGGCGAGCGTGACACCGTCGCCGTGCCGGACGGCGGACAGGACGAAGACCCGGCTGCCGTCCGGTCGCTTCGCGCCGCGCAGACACTTGCCGTCCACCGCGATCGCCCGCCGCCGCAGCCGTACCGGTTCGGCACGGGCGGCCGCCCGGTGGGCCCGGCGCTGTTCACGCTCGGTGCCACCGTCGGGCATCACCGGCTCCGGCCGGCGGGGCTGTGCGGACAGCAGGGGCCGAAGGTAGTCGTAACCGGCCGCGCCGATCTCACCGGGATCGAGCCGGCCCAGGACGCTGCGCAGAGTCTTCTCGCTCGGCACCCGGTAGCGGCCGAGGAGTGGGTGGTAGGGAAGGCCGAAGGCGGCCAGTTCCTCCGGCGTCGCACGCCGGCACCACTCCGCCGCCGCGGTGATCGAGTCGTGGCCGGACGGGGTCATCGCGCAGACCACCAGGGCCAGCAGCGAGGAGAGCCGGTACCGCACTCCGCTAGCCCCTCGCGGATCGGTGACCGACTCGAACTCGGCGACCAGGCAGCGGACTTGCTCCTTGGCAGCACCCTCGCCGAGAGCTTCCAGGCAGGGCGCATGAGGCACGGGGACAGCGACAGGAGATGATGGAGGAACGAACACGGCACCTTCGTGGATCTTGCAGCGTAGAGAACTCCATGATCCACAGGTGCCGTGTTCACCTGCTTCCGGGGCCCACTACCGAGATCAACACCCCAGGCCGGGACGATCCAGGCACTCGCCGGGGCCCTGGGTGCTGCCGAGCGTCATGACCACTCGTTCGAGTGAGGTTCTTCCGGAGCGGACCAGCTGGTGAAGCCGCCTGACATCCACCTCTTGTGGGTCAAGCCCCGGCAGATCCAGTCCTTCGAGGAGTTCAAGGGGTGGCTGCCATGAGATCGGCTCGTCAGCGATGCCGTGTCCGGCGAGGAACCTGCGGGCGACGTCCTTGAGTTCCTCTGCGATCTCGGGGGTCTGACGGGCAGGGAAGCTCCCGAGCTCGACGCGGAAGTGGGTGTCACCGGGCGCGATGGGAGTGTCGGCTTCCACCGGCAGGGAGCTGATCCGCTGGAAGAGGACGCAGCGCGCGATGCGCCATTGCCGTTCACCACCAGTGGCGATCTTCAACCGTTGGCGGATGTCAAGCCATTGCTCGTGCGGCAGGAGATTCCGGTAGTCGAGGTTGCGACGGCGTTCGTAGTCGATCGGTGTGTTGTGGTCGTCCAAGTAGCCGGCCAAGCGGTCGAGTGCTCTGTGGATGTCGGGCCAGCAGCGATCGTCCCTCAGGACTTGCAGGATCCGGGAGATGTTCACCTTGTCGGTGGCCGAGCCGAGTTGGCCAGCGGCGTCATCCCGTTCTGATCTGCTGCCGATCATGAGGAGAGCACTCGACAGAGTCGGCTGCAGGGCGGTGTGGCTGACGCCGGAGGCGGGGGTGAGGCGGATGGTCCAAGCCGGCCAGAACATGGTGGGCACTTTGTTCAGCCGCCGTGCCGTGAGCTGGCTGCCCGATGCGGGCCGGGCAGGGAACTCAGTGATCGTGCGGTATCGGAGTTGGTGGCTGGGCCGCATG of Streptomyces phaeolivaceus contains these proteins:
- a CDS encoding LysR family transcriptional regulator, whose protein sequence is MLEENPAPQTRIAAPSKHAARQVLSAGEFSRLYRQKRLSLQEISELTGFSRGTLTALALEYGIALRPAGGRPRHEMVERDWLLEEYVIQRRPLSELAQERGVSKATMCTWARLHRIPMRSSGGASHGVALRTARLAEAAPAFLRPAMTSAYSCERLLRFAQAVEHRTLRSAANQIGCGEDTLAIQIRRLEHDLGGPLLDPFENGRPLQPTGLGKQVLKALERLNAEELDDLVKHRPGGRPEQSPTPPTECRTGGPIMDS
- a CDS encoding ISAs1 family transposase, translating into MFVPPSSPVAVPVPHAPCLEALGEGAAKEQVRCLVAEFESVTDPRGASGVRYRLSSLLALVVCAMTPSGHDSITAAAEWCRRATPEELAAFGLPYHPLLGRYRVPSEKTLRSVLGRLDPGEIGAAGYDYLRPLLSAQPRRPEPVMPDGGTEREQRRAHRAAARAEPVRLRRRAIAVDGKCLRGAKRPDGSRVFVLSAVRHGDGVTLASREIGAKTNEIPEFAPLLDQIDDTDLAGAVVTADALHAQRDHATYLRERGAHYLLTIKNNQRGQARQLHALPWKDIPVIHRDDGRGHGRHEQRIVQVVTVAGLLFPHAAQVLRIQRRRRLYGAKKWSSETVYAITDLPAEEANAAEIASWARGHWTVENTVHWCRDVTFNEDKSQVRTHNAPAVLAALRDLIRSALKLAGYVNTAAGRRAHTERPRVLALYGIT